Within the Buteo buteo chromosome 2, bButBut1.hap1.1, whole genome shotgun sequence genome, the region CCTGTGTGAGAGGGGGCCTCTTAGCTCTGTCCCTCCTTGGACAACCAGCCAGGTTTGCTCGTGAAGGGGCTCTGGTAGGATGGTGCTGAGCTTTGCAGGGATGCAGGCCTGTGCGTGAGAATGGGATGCGGCCCCAGTGGGAGCCATGTGCTTGCCTGCCCTCTGCACTGCCCCGAGGCAGGGACGGAGGCTGGAGCAGACCCTCAGCAGCGCCTCTTGTGTGTGCGTTTGTGCTGCGCTCAGGTGCCagtgaggagaagaaagaagtctGGTCTTGGGCGTCCTACTTGGAGGAGCAGAAAGCTGTCGCTGCCCCTTTAGATCTCTTCCAGGATGTGAGTTGggattttcctgtctttttccttctttcatcttctctttcctttcccttttttttcccacccctcctccttctcctctcttccttgCTTCCCTATTTTGTGGGACTCTGAGCAATAAGTAAGCTCCCATCTTCACCTGGAGGTGACCAGTCAGCCTCCAGTTTTGATTTGCCCCAAGTCCCACTCCCCAGCAGGGTGCTGTCCCCCATCCCAAGCACCCCACATTTGCCTAGGACACCCCTGTAGCTCTGGCAGGTGATGGAGCCTTTCCAGCCCTTCCTCAAAGCCAGGTATGGGCTCTTCTGAGGCCACGCTGATGTGCTGCACCCCTGCTCCCAGGCGTCTGATTGCCAGGGTGCAAAAGGAGCCAGACCTGTGCCCCACtctccctggctgcagctgtTAGCCTAGGggcaccctgccctgccagtAGCAAGAGATGCAAACCCACAAGGAGGTGGAAGAATGTGTTTTTGTAtgggaaaagaattaaaatttggATGACAACATGACCTGTGGCCCACAATCTCCTGGTCCCAGCAGCTCCCGTTGCCTGATGGTTGCTCCTTGGGATGGTTCTAGACCCAACTACCTGTGTCGTTTTTTACATTGtagtttaatttttgtttccagtaCCAAGTAGCTTCCCAGCACAAGAACGGCTTTAAAGTGGGGATGAAGCTGGAGGGGATTGATCCACAGCACCCATCTATGTACTTTATCCTGACAGTGGCTGAGGTAAGGCGCCTCCGGTTCCCGTGTTCTGTGGTTCCTCCTCACACCTGTGCAGCAGGAGGCTCTGTGGGAGGGGAggtgctgccagctgggctgtggAGGAGACTGGCTTTGGGCCCTTGCCTGCATGCTGCTCCATGACATGAGGTGGCACTCCAGCACCTTGGTCAAGCAAATGAGGAGTTTCCTTCCAGTTTGGAGGGGCAGGAAACAGCTCTGTAGAGCAGCTGTCATGCCCCAGCCTAGTTGGTCTCTTTATCACCCTGACACAGCAGGGCCATGGAGGGAGAGACTGTGGTGATGGCAACAGCTTATCTTACTGCTGGTGCTCCTCAGACAGGTCTGAGCCCTTGAGATGGAGGGTGTGGAGGCATTGCATTGCTCTTCCTTGTGTCCGTGGAGGCCCTCTGTCTGTGGGGCTTTCTGCTCAGCCATGTGGCAGCCGAACCAGCCTTGGCTCACAGtgctccccaggcaggcagagagatCAGCCATACAACAGTGGCTGCTCTTCTTGCTGCTGGAGAGATTTTGCCAAAGCAGTATGGCATTTAGCCAAAATCCCTGCACCAGCATCTCCCCCAGGTGCAGAAAAGGGAATCCTTGCTCTTGCTGGATCCATCAAGGTGCCCCACCGTGGCATCTCATGCACCAGCCTGAACCTCCCTTATCAGGGCTGGCTTATGGTAGCCTTGCATTTACCCTGTTCTGTGATGGACACCTTCTGCGACTGGCATGTGCTTCCCTATTTGGGCATTGGCCTATGATTGACTCTTGGCTTCCCTAAGTGGTATGCTGAGATTATGTGTGGGAGGGGAGGTGTGTGCAATGCTCAGCCAGGGACAGCAGGGGGTTTACATggtcctttccttttcctgccctCCTTGCTGATAGGTGTGTGGTTACCGGATGCGCCTCCACTTTGATGGCTACTCTGAGTGCCATGATTTCTGGCTGAATGCTGACTCCCCCGACATCCACCCTGCTGGCTGGTTTGAGGAGACGGGGCACAAACTTCAGCCCCCAAAAGGTAAGGAGTTAGCAAGTCTCAGTTCATGGGTCCTGTTGAAGGAGGGGGACAAGTAGTGGGCTCCCAAATGTAGagctggagatggggacagggtGGCTCCATGGGGCCCAGGAagggatgctgctgtgctgggggtgTTCCACAGGACAACATTTCAGCCACCCATCACGCTAAAGATCTCTCCTCACTCCCTTTTGGGGCAAAGCCGTGTCACCCTGGATGTCCCAGTGCCAGGCTAGAGCCAGCAGCTGTGCCCCAGGGCAGGTGGGACTGATGCTTTCTGGGGAGGAGTTGAGCTCTGGATTTCCACTCCGCTGCCAACATTTCCTAGTGCTCCTTCAAAATCAGCCATTGGGCCTAAGCCATGGGCTTTGGGTTTCCCAGGGCTGCCGTAGACCCCATCTGCCCACAGCAGGACATGCCTGGCAGGCTGACGGCTGGTCGGGGATGGCCAGTCTCGGCCTCACGACCTCCTGGCTGCTCTTGGTGAATTCGGTGCTCTCATTTGTCTTCATGAGGGGTTGTAGGTTATAAGGAAGAAGAATTCAGCTGGACAAACTACCTGAAGATAACAAAGGCTCAGGCAGCTCCTAAGCACCTCTTCATGGTCCGAAACACTGTGAGTAGCAGCTTCTCCTTCTGCCGGAGCCTGCAGGTTCAGGTGTGGCTTCTTCCCCTCCAGCTGAGCAGACTGcctctgccagtgctgggctttTCTCTGTCCACCCCACGCTTCTCAAGCCTACAGTGCAGATGGCCAGGAGATTGTACTGCTGGCATTGCTTAATGAGATGTGGCATGCTTTGCTGCTGAGGATCTGTAGCTTGGACACTAGTTTGGTGTGCCCAAAATTGGCACTGGTCTGATTCACTGTTTCATCCAGGTCGGTCTCGTGGACAGTTAAATCTGTTGGAAAAGTACTGGTGAGGAGAAATAACTGCTACTCTCAACAATTGTTTTGCCAAAAACTCTCAGTTAATGTTTGATAACtaattcttttgtctctgttttgtGTGTTCATTGTTTCTGTCTCTGCCCTTATTTTTCATATGGCAGCTTGGGTAAGGAAAGTTGGAATATAGCGGAGTGCAAAATGCTGATGCTTTCTTTGTCAGCTACAGAGGAAACTCAACCTACTGATAAATCAGCCTTTTCAAGTTATTTATTGTGTCTAAACCCTCCTGTTCATTGCTGCAACAATCCCACTAGCATGGGACACAGCATTTTGCACAGATTTTGGGTCCAAGAAATAAAGGCAAGGTGGGATGAAGGGTCCCATCCTAGCTCCTCCTGCCAAGCCTAGGGTATTGCTGCTGCCAAGCCATGGTCACTGCTAACACTGCAGAAGCGTGACCGCAGACAAGTGTTCTGTGACAAAATATGAATCAGTGTAAGTTGGAGGCTGTTTTCCTCTTGGAGGTTACTACTTATAGAAGTTCCTGAGGGTctgaagatttcttttcctcttcctttgtGTGGCCTAGCCAAGTTACTTACCCTCTGCCTCTTTTCTTGCATGCAGAGCAAGGTACTGCCCTTCTGGGATCCTAAGTGATCCTGGGCCTGCCTGGAGTCCAGGGAGGGTCTGGTTTTAGGAGGGTTTGGGCAGGTGCCTCCTTGCAGCAGGCAAGGGAAGTGGTGAGGAGGGCACTGGGATTGCGGTTCTGAAAGAAACCTGTACCTCTCTTCTCCCAGCACGAGGCTTCCCCAGGCTTCGAGGTGGGCATGAAGCTTGAAGCTGTGGACCGCATGAACCCTTCCCTGATCTGTGTTGCCACAGTGACTGACGTGGTGGACAATCGCTTTTTGGTGCACTTTGACAACTGGGATGATACTTACGACTACTGGTAAGTGCACAGAGGTTCCTGGGGTGCCAGTGCTGGGGAGACACCCTGCCATTGCTTCAGCAAGAGTGATGGGCTGCTCGGGAAAATGTGGGACAATCCCAGCATGCTGCTGCAGACAGGCCACCAGTGGTCCAGTGAGGCAGAGGGTCACCCCCTGTGCCGGGGGACAAACCTTTACTGGTTCCACATCACCGCCTGGGATATTGCCATGGCCTTGTAATTAACGTGGGGCAAAGACAGATGTGATTGCATGCTGTGGGCTTGCCCTGAAATCCACCTGGAAGATGGGGCCACCTGCAATGCAGAGACTGAAGGCCTGATCTTAAAAGGAGCCCCTGCATCTTTAGGCAGGGGATtgtggctggggtggggaggtgtCCTAGTTGAGGCTGGATAAGGCCAATTAAAATGGCCAGTTAGCGCAGTCAGGATTCTGAGAGCAACTGGTTCCTTTGTGGCTGGAGACCTCTGACCTTCTCTTACTTCTTGCCCTGaggagctgtggggctgcagcagtTTCTGTCCCCAGCTACTCCTCCCTCTCTGGTGCTGGGCAGCTACCTGCTCTGTCCCAGGGCAGACCTGTGAAGCAGCAGCACCCGAGTGTGCTGTGACCTACTTGGAGCCGTGACCAGGACATGAGCTCCCCCCGAGTTGCTCAGGTCCCACTGCTCCGAGCTCTGAAAGGCATGGCCTGTCTCCCCACTTGCAGCAAAGGGTTGCTGTTCCCTGGGCAGCTCTGTGTCAGGGCTTGCACCTGGGGTGTGTTCATGTTGGGCCTTTGCCTTGCCAGCACCCGTGGTTCCCTGGGTCACTCAGGGACAAGGGTGCTGTAGAAGACCTCAGCTTCTGCAGGGGCTTTTGCTGATGGTGCAGGCCTGGGGGGTGCCACCAAGTGGCCTGCCCTGAGCCCCTGCAGCCTGCGCTGTCTCGCAGTGATGAGCCGGGTATGTCAGCCCTATGTAAGAGTTTGGGTGTGTTTTCTAGGTGTGACCCCAGCAGTCCATACATCCACCCAGTTGGATGGTGTCAGGAGCATGGCAAACCCCTCACACCTCCTCAAGGTGAGTCAGTGTCCTGGGAACGCAGCCTTTGCTGCCACATCCCCTTGGGGACAGGCTTCCCAGGGTGGCGTGGGGAGCCTGGGGGCGCAAACCCCATGGCCCTTGCTTGTCTGCAGATGAGGCAGTTTCCTTCAGCAGGGCCACAGCCAGGGAGGTGGCATGGTCCTGCCAAGGCTCCTGTACATGTGTTCAGGTGCAGCATGGCAGTTGTGTCGGGCCAAGTGGAGACACGAGGACATCCAAGCTGTCTGTGCAGGCCCAGATGTTTCTGCTTCCTTGTACCCTGGATTTCATGGTCCATGAGAAAATAGTAGTACTTCTTGATGTCTCTCAGGTTCCTGTGTGCCTGACACAGACTTGGTTGGTCCTTCGAGGCAGTAAGACATTCTGGGGTATTTTCTGTCTCCCTGCAGGTGTATCTCACCTTCTGCATCTTCCCCCTTCTAGATTATCCTGACCCCGACAACTTCACCTGGGAAAAGTACTTAAAGGAAACTGGAGCATCTGCTGTCCCAGCCTGGGCCTTTAAAGTGGTGAGTGCCACATCATCTGCTCCACTGTGCTTGGGCAGGAATTTGGGTTTTCTCCATTGACAGGTCTTTGCTTTTATGAAAAGTCAAGTGATGTTCAGTATGCTCCTGCCACAGGCCTGGGGTTTGGATCTACGCTCAAGGTTCAGAAGTCAGGGCTATCCTGcgcaaatatttcaaaactgggAAAAATGGAAAGTATGACCATCCCCTTGGCTAGACAGGATCCGGATGGCGGGAAATCATTTAGGCTTGCTTTATAGTTGTTGTCTCCAACTGCAGCAAGAGCAGCTGTGACCAGCCAAGTGTGGCTGCAATATAAATCACAAAAATGTGTCTCTTGGAGACCTTCTTCCCTTGGGCACAGCTTTCCCATCTTGTTGAAACACAGCTTAGATCCAGGAGGCCTGTCTCCACTCTCTGCTGTTGCCACTGTCAGCTGGGATGGCTCTTACCCAGAcaggccagggctgggggctgggctTGAGGAGCACACACTGCTGGGAAAGCTGCCATGGGGAGTGGGAGCCCGAAGAAAGGCTCTGCTCCCCACTGACCTGGATTCTTCCTGGCCTCAGCGCCCACCCCACAGCTTCCTGGTCAACATGAAGCTGGAGGCAGTGGACAGGAGGACTCCTTCCTTCATCCGAGTGGCCAGTGTGGAGGATGTGGAAGACCATAGGATAAAGGTGGGTGCTGGAGTCTCAGTGCTGAACCTGTGACCAGGCACTGTGGTGGCTTGCTCCTGCCCTTCCCAACTCACTGCCAGTTGCAGTGGCACAGTGTGTGGAGGTCTGTGGAAGCACACCGTGCAGAGGTTGGCAGGTCCCAGTGCCTGGCTCCAGGAGTGGAGGAGAGCCTTGTGCTGCAGTTCAGCTCTACCATGCTGCTTGCTCTCAGCTTGGAGGGCTCCAGAACTCCTCAGAGAGGTGCCCTGAGGTTTGAAGGGTGACCTCTCTACTTGTCTCCCCAGATCCATTTTGATGGCTGGAGTCATGTCTATGACTTCTGGATTGATGCAGATCATCCGGACATCCACCCCATAGGCTGGTGCTCAAAAACTGGACACCCACTGCAGCCCCCTCTCAGTAAGTCATGTGCCTGGGTCAGTCCCTCATACCAGGGCCCAAGCGTGCCAGATCCCCACTGTCACCACCTGCTTGTGCGCAGAAATAGGAAGGCAGGTGCTGGCCAAGGatgggcagagaggaagggcTTTTCTGTAGAGTTGTCAGTTGGAAAAGTCCTCCTGATTTGGCACAGGCAGGGAGCCCAGagccctggctctgcctggggctgcagccaTGATAGTGTAtctcctgtttctcttcctggTCTAGGGCCAAAGGAACCAGCCTCCTCTGCCCATGGGGGCTGCCCAACCCTGGGCTGCAAGAGCATTCCTCACACCAAGAGCTCCAAGTACAGCTTTCACCACAGGTGAGCTCGCCAGCATGGCTCAGAGGGGCACAGCTTCACTGCTGGCTCGTGCCAGCCCTTCCTCCGCGCCTCTGTACCTGCCACCCCCGCCAGCAAccagcccttccctgcacccAGCCCACGCCTGGCTCTGCCCCCGGCTTAGGGGCAGCCCTTGCTCTCTTTAGGCCAGGCCCCAAGACAGCCTGGAGTCTATGGCTAGTGTAAGTCCTGTGAGCTCCTACTCTGCGGCTGTCCTGTGGCACCCAGAGCCCCTGGGGGTGCCCTACATGCCCATCTGCCTGTGGGGACATATGGGCTATGCAGGGGACAGTGCCTCTAAGATGCTGTTCACTGATGCCAGCTTCGAGGATGATGTTCCTCCTGCCCCCATGGATGCCTTTCACTGTGAGGTTGTGAGCTGGGAAGTCCTGAGAAGGAACAGTGCATCTCCCCCAGCTCAGTCAGTTGCTTGCATGACCTTTTCCAGGGGAAGCCAGGCATGGTGTAGTGCTGACCCCAGCATGGCAGGCTGGCATCGAGAGGAGCGAGTATGGTGGAACATCCGTGAGGATGGGGAAGGCAGATCTGGCTCCCAGGGGTTTCTCTACTGGCCA harbors:
- the L3MBTL1 gene encoding lethal(3)malignant brain tumor-like protein 1 isoform X3, with amino-acid sequence MPPVEAIKEGQTEKDGDSEVAPTSRDNPTAQDVPEQTKLPTAESMCHCDTCGRRHVSDGAREGRGFCSEHCHQQFKERSVIVENSASSNNATEILKPVKKRKRKDYQSPSEEEYESEQMEEKQEERKNSAGDSVISNPEADAWNGSQHGASEEKKEVWSWASYLEEQKAVAAPLDLFQDYQVASQHKNGFKVGMKLEGIDPQHPSMYFILTVAEVCGYRMRLHFDGYSECHDFWLNADSPDIHPAGWFEETGHKLQPPKGVVGYKEEEFSWTNYLKITKAQAAPKHLFMVRNTHEASPGFEVGMKLEAVDRMNPSLICVATVTDVVDNRFLVHFDNWDDTYDYWCDPSSPYIHPVGWCQEHGKPLTPPQDYPDPDNFTWEKYLKETGASAVPAWAFKVRPPHSFLVNMKLEAVDRRTPSFIRVASVEDVEDHRIKIHFDGWSHVYDFWIDADHPDIHPIGWCSKTGHPLQPPLRPKEPASSAHGGCPTLGCKSIPHTKSSKYSFHHRKCPTPGCDGSGHVTGRFTAHYCLSGCPLAEKNQGRLKADLSDTEASTRKRNLIGFPQRKKSRHHGRGRPPKYRKIQQEDFQTISSDNMHQSLFMSALSAHPDRSLSLCWEQHCKLLPGVAGITATTVAKWTIDEVFSFVQTLTGCEDQAKLFKDEMIDGEAFLLLTQSDIVKIMSVKLGPALKIYNAILMFKNADDTLK